In Macadamia integrifolia cultivar HAES 741 chromosome 13, SCU_Mint_v3, whole genome shotgun sequence, one DNA window encodes the following:
- the LOC122059696 gene encoding delta-1-pyrroline-5-carboxylate dehydrogenase 12A1, mitochondrial-like, with product MMGALYMDNKAVVKVDSKNWAKSSLISKIKELALRRKLKDLTIVPVLTIITEYKQDQLPIVLDALERMHAHLTAAVVSNDPLFMQKVIGKTVNGTTYAGLRARTTGAPQNHWFGPAGDPRGAGIWTPEAIRLVWSCHREIIYDVGPLPKNWEIPPST from the exons ATGATGGGTGCACTGTATATGGACAATAAAGCTGTTGTTAAAGTTGATAGTAAG AACTGGGCTAAAAGTTCACTTATTTCTAAAATAAAAGAACTTGCTCTGAGAAGAAAGCTGAAGGATTTAACCATTGTCCCTGTTCTTACT ATTATTACCGAGTATAAACAGGATCAGCTCCCAATTGTATTGGATGCTCTTGAGAGGATGCATGCACACTTAACAGCTGCAGTGGTTTCAAATGATCCCTTGTTTATGCAG AAAGTAATTGGGAAGACTGTGAATGGGACTACATATGCTGGACTTCGGGCCCGAACAACGGGAGCTCCACAGAATCATTG GTTTGGACCAGCTGGAGACCCTCGTGGTGCAGGAATTTGGACCCCAGAAGCAATAAGACTCGTCTGGTCTTGCCATAGAGAAATCATATATGATGTTGGTCCCCTGCCTAAGAATTGGGAGATCCCACCATCTACCTAA
- the LOC122059694 gene encoding plant cysteine oxidase 2-like isoform X5, with amino-acid sequence MRIETGLVDQKGQDIYEFPGEKTNKPKKNRRRNKRSTPSVVQKLFDTCKEVFATGEAGVVPSPGDVERLRSVLDSMKPKDVGLTEGMPCFRTIDGEGTPPITYLHVYECDRFSIGIFCLPQSGVIPLHNHPGMTVFSKLLFGSMHIKSYDWVTNASNNTKENLNPLHYQPTGIRLAKMKNNSVFTPRCNTSILYPTAGGNMHCFTAVTPCAVLDVLGPPYSDPQGRHCTYYSDFPCASFSGLSLY; translated from the exons ATGAGGATTGAAACGGGTTTGGTTGATCAAAAGGGTCAGGACATCTACGAATTTCCGGGGGAGAAGACCAACAAGCCCAAGAAGAACAGGAGACGCAACAAGAGATCAACACCCAGCGTCGTCCAGAAACTCTTTGATACCTGCAAGGAAGTGTTTGCCACCGGAGAAGCTGGGGTTGTTCCTTCCCCTGGAGATGTGGAACGTCTGCGCTCGGTACTTG ATAGCATGAAACCAAAGGATGTTGGGTTGACTGAAGGCATGCCATGTTTTCGAACCATCGACGGCGAAGGAACCCCTCCAATAACATacttacatgtctatgaatgtGACAGATTCTCG ATTGGGATATTTTGCTTGCCACAGTCTGGAGTCATTCCTCTACATAATCATCCAGGCATGACTGTTTTCAGTAAGCTCTTATTTGGGTCCATGCACATCAAATCATACGACTGGGTAACTAATGCCTCCAACAACACAAAGGAGAATCTCAATCCTTTGCACT ATCAGCCTACTGGGATCCGGTTGGCAAAGATGAAGAATAATTCTGTCTTTACTCCCCGATGCAACACATCTATACTATATCCAACTGCAGGGGGAAACATGCACTGTTTCACAGCAGTAACACCATGTGCTGTTCTGGATGTGCTTGGCCCACCATATTCTGATCCTCAAGGCCGGCATTGTACATATTATAGTGACTTCCCCTGTGCCAGCTTCTCAG GTCTCTCACTCTATTGA
- the LOC122059694 gene encoding plant cysteine oxidase 2-like isoform X4: MRIETGLVDQKGQDIYEFPGEKTNKPKKNRRRNKRSTPSVVQKLFDTCKEVFATGEAGVVPSPGDVERLRSVLDSMKPKDVGLTEGMPCFRTIDGEGTPPITYLHVYECDRFSIGIFCLPQSGVIPLHNHPGMTVFSKLLFGSMHIKSYDWVTNASNNTKENLNPLHYQPTGIRLAKMKNNSVFTPRCNTSILYPTAGGNMHCFTAVTPCAVLDVLGPPYSDPQGRHCTYYSDFPCASFSGKTSTICQVAWHLCLNTQRRGG; this comes from the exons ATGAGGATTGAAACGGGTTTGGTTGATCAAAAGGGTCAGGACATCTACGAATTTCCGGGGGAGAAGACCAACAAGCCCAAGAAGAACAGGAGACGCAACAAGAGATCAACACCCAGCGTCGTCCAGAAACTCTTTGATACCTGCAAGGAAGTGTTTGCCACCGGAGAAGCTGGGGTTGTTCCTTCCCCTGGAGATGTGGAACGTCTGCGCTCGGTACTTG ATAGCATGAAACCAAAGGATGTTGGGTTGACTGAAGGCATGCCATGTTTTCGAACCATCGACGGCGAAGGAACCCCTCCAATAACATacttacatgtctatgaatgtGACAGATTCTCG ATTGGGATATTTTGCTTGCCACAGTCTGGAGTCATTCCTCTACATAATCATCCAGGCATGACTGTTTTCAGTAAGCTCTTATTTGGGTCCATGCACATCAAATCATACGACTGGGTAACTAATGCCTCCAACAACACAAAGGAGAATCTCAATCCTTTGCACT ATCAGCCTACTGGGATCCGGTTGGCAAAGATGAAGAATAATTCTGTCTTTACTCCCCGATGCAACACATCTATACTATATCCAACTGCAGGGGGAAACATGCACTGTTTCACAGCAGTAACACCATGTGCTGTTCTGGATGTGCTTGGCCCACCATATTCTGATCCTCAAGGCCGGCATTGTACATATTATAGTGACTTCCCCTGTGCCAGCTTCTCAG GGAAAACGTCTACCATCTGCCAAGTTGCATGGCACCTATGTTTAAATACACAGAGAAGGGGTGGGTGA
- the LOC122059694 gene encoding plant cysteine oxidase 2-like isoform X3 has translation MRIETGLVDQKGQDIYEFPGEKTNKPKKNRRRNKRSTPSVVQKLFDTCKEVFATGEAGVVPSPGDVERLRSVLDSMKPKDVGLTEGMPCFRTIDGEGTPPITYLHVYECDRFSIGIFCLPQSGVIPLHNHPGMTVFSKLLFGSMHIKSYDWVTNASNNTKENLNPLHYQPTGIRLAKMKNNSVFTPRCNTSILYPTAGGNMHCFTAVTPCAVLDVLGPPYSDPQGRHCTYYSDFPCASFSGDAGLGTEDGREGYAWLEEREKPEDFVVLGAMYRGPKIVEK, from the exons ATGAGGATTGAAACGGGTTTGGTTGATCAAAAGGGTCAGGACATCTACGAATTTCCGGGGGAGAAGACCAACAAGCCCAAGAAGAACAGGAGACGCAACAAGAGATCAACACCCAGCGTCGTCCAGAAACTCTTTGATACCTGCAAGGAAGTGTTTGCCACCGGAGAAGCTGGGGTTGTTCCTTCCCCTGGAGATGTGGAACGTCTGCGCTCGGTACTTG ATAGCATGAAACCAAAGGATGTTGGGTTGACTGAAGGCATGCCATGTTTTCGAACCATCGACGGCGAAGGAACCCCTCCAATAACATacttacatgtctatgaatgtGACAGATTCTCG ATTGGGATATTTTGCTTGCCACAGTCTGGAGTCATTCCTCTACATAATCATCCAGGCATGACTGTTTTCAGTAAGCTCTTATTTGGGTCCATGCACATCAAATCATACGACTGGGTAACTAATGCCTCCAACAACACAAAGGAGAATCTCAATCCTTTGCACT ATCAGCCTACTGGGATCCGGTTGGCAAAGATGAAGAATAATTCTGTCTTTACTCCCCGATGCAACACATCTATACTATATCCAACTGCAGGGGGAAACATGCACTGTTTCACAGCAGTAACACCATGTGCTGTTCTGGATGTGCTTGGCCCACCATATTCTGATCCTCAAGGCCGGCATTGTACATATTATAGTGACTTCCCCTGTGCCAGCTTCTCAG GAGATGCTGGTTTGGGGACTGAAGATGGGAGGGAGGGATATGCATGgcttgaagagagagaaaaaccgGAGGACTTTGTGGTTTTAGGAGCTATGTATAGAGGCCCAAAAATTGTGGAGAAATGA
- the LOC122059694 gene encoding plant cysteine oxidase 2-like isoform X1, with the protein MRIETGLVDQKGQDIYEFPGEKTNKPKKNRRRNKRSTPSVVQKLFDTCKEVFATGEAGVVPSPGDVERLRSVLDSMKPKDVGLTEGMPCFRTIDGEGTPPITYLHVYECDRFSIGIFCLPQSGVIPLHNHPGMTVFSKLLFGSMHIKSYDWVTNASNNTKENLNPLHYQPTGIRLAKMKNNSVFTPRCNTSILYPTAGGNMHCFTAVTPCAVLDVLGPPYSDPQGRHCTYYSDFPCASFSGMDCLEFLYFDTTRYDPTMWRFCLKTNLTSTEPTGNALCLVTYSHGSLSGAEILYRQVDQRWSLYSTSNFRVNKLGQVAK; encoded by the exons ATGAGGATTGAAACGGGTTTGGTTGATCAAAAGGGTCAGGACATCTACGAATTTCCGGGGGAGAAGACCAACAAGCCCAAGAAGAACAGGAGACGCAACAAGAGATCAACACCCAGCGTCGTCCAGAAACTCTTTGATACCTGCAAGGAAGTGTTTGCCACCGGAGAAGCTGGGGTTGTTCCTTCCCCTGGAGATGTGGAACGTCTGCGCTCGGTACTTG ATAGCATGAAACCAAAGGATGTTGGGTTGACTGAAGGCATGCCATGTTTTCGAACCATCGACGGCGAAGGAACCCCTCCAATAACATacttacatgtctatgaatgtGACAGATTCTCG ATTGGGATATTTTGCTTGCCACAGTCTGGAGTCATTCCTCTACATAATCATCCAGGCATGACTGTTTTCAGTAAGCTCTTATTTGGGTCCATGCACATCAAATCATACGACTGGGTAACTAATGCCTCCAACAACACAAAGGAGAATCTCAATCCTTTGCACT ATCAGCCTACTGGGATCCGGTTGGCAAAGATGAAGAATAATTCTGTCTTTACTCCCCGATGCAACACATCTATACTATATCCAACTGCAGGGGGAAACATGCACTGTTTCACAGCAGTAACACCATGTGCTGTTCTGGATGTGCTTGGCCCACCATATTCTGATCCTCAAGGCCGGCATTGTACATATTATAGTGACTTCCCCTGTGCCAGCTTCTCAGGTATGGACTGCCTGGAATTCCTTTATTTTGATACTACTAGGTATGATCCTACCATGTGGAGATTCTGTTTAAAAACTAATTTGACATCAACAGAACCCACTGGGAATGCACTTTGTCTTGTCACATACTCACATGGCAGTTTGAGTGGAGCGGAAATTTTGTATAGACAAGTAGACCAAAGGTGGTCTCTTTATTCCACTTCAAATTTCAGAGTAAACAAACTTGGCCAAGTTGCAAAATGA
- the LOC122059694 gene encoding plant cysteine oxidase 2-like isoform X2 has protein sequence MRIETGLVDQKGQDIYEFPGEKTNKPKKNRRRNKRSTPSVVQKLFDTCKEVFATGEAGVVPSPGDVERLRSVLDSMKPKDVGLTEGMPCFRTIDGEGTPPITYLHVYECDRFSIGIFCLPQSGVIPLHNHPGMTVFSKLLFGSMHIKSYDWVTNASNNTKENLNPLHYQPTGIRLAKMKNNSVFTPRCNTSILYPTAGGNMHCFTAVTPCAVLDVLGPPYSDPQGRHCTYYSDFPCASFSEPTGNALCLVTYSHGSLSGAEILYRQVDQRWSLYSTSNFRVNKLGQVAK, from the exons ATGAGGATTGAAACGGGTTTGGTTGATCAAAAGGGTCAGGACATCTACGAATTTCCGGGGGAGAAGACCAACAAGCCCAAGAAGAACAGGAGACGCAACAAGAGATCAACACCCAGCGTCGTCCAGAAACTCTTTGATACCTGCAAGGAAGTGTTTGCCACCGGAGAAGCTGGGGTTGTTCCTTCCCCTGGAGATGTGGAACGTCTGCGCTCGGTACTTG ATAGCATGAAACCAAAGGATGTTGGGTTGACTGAAGGCATGCCATGTTTTCGAACCATCGACGGCGAAGGAACCCCTCCAATAACATacttacatgtctatgaatgtGACAGATTCTCG ATTGGGATATTTTGCTTGCCACAGTCTGGAGTCATTCCTCTACATAATCATCCAGGCATGACTGTTTTCAGTAAGCTCTTATTTGGGTCCATGCACATCAAATCATACGACTGGGTAACTAATGCCTCCAACAACACAAAGGAGAATCTCAATCCTTTGCACT ATCAGCCTACTGGGATCCGGTTGGCAAAGATGAAGAATAATTCTGTCTTTACTCCCCGATGCAACACATCTATACTATATCCAACTGCAGGGGGAAACATGCACTGTTTCACAGCAGTAACACCATGTGCTGTTCTGGATGTGCTTGGCCCACCATATTCTGATCCTCAAGGCCGGCATTGTACATATTATAGTGACTTCCCCTGTGCCAGCTTCTCAG AACCCACTGGGAATGCACTTTGTCTTGTCACATACTCACATGGCAGTTTGAGTGGAGCGGAAATTTTGTATAGACAAGTAGACCAAAGGTGGTCTCTTTATTCCACTTCAAATTTCAGAGTAAACAAACTTGGCCAAGTTGCAAAATGA